The following are encoded in a window of Alphaproteobacteria bacterium genomic DNA:
- a CDS encoding cobyric acid synthase has product MLQGTGSDVGKSLLVAGLCRLFRDRGLAVRPFKPQNMSNNAAVTADGGEIGRAQALQARAAGVAPSVDMNPVLLKPESERGAQVIVCGRRTETLSARDYVAAKPRLMSAVLESFRRLQAEADLIVVEGAGSPAEVNLRAGDIANMGFAEAANVPVVLVADIDRGGVIASIVGTHAVLSEAERRRIKGFVVNKFRGDPTLFDDGLAVISDRTGWPSLGLVPHFPAALKLPAEDAMVLDRRRPGASGATRIAVPRLGRIANFDDFDPLSLEPEVAVDMVAPGRPLPGDADMIVLPGSKSTIGDLADFRAQGWDIDLAAYVRRGGRVLGICGGYQMLGRTIHDPEGIEGPAGSVAGLGLLDVETTLIGDKALVEVSGVHRPSGRTVTGYEMHLGRTQGPDTARPMLDLDGRQEGALSADGRIAGCYLHGLFAADDFRRAWLADLGAASATEVDFEAEIEQTLDALAAHLEAHVAVDEILRLARER; this is encoded by the coding sequence ATGCTCCAGGGCACCGGGTCCGATGTCGGCAAGTCGCTGTTGGTTGCCGGCCTGTGCCGGCTGTTCCGCGATCGCGGCCTGGCGGTGCGGCCGTTCAAGCCCCAGAACATGTCGAACAACGCGGCGGTGACGGCGGACGGCGGCGAGATCGGCCGTGCGCAGGCGCTGCAGGCGCGGGCGGCGGGGGTGGCGCCGTCCGTCGACATGAACCCGGTCCTGCTCAAGCCCGAATCCGAGCGCGGCGCCCAGGTCATCGTCTGCGGCCGGCGCACCGAAACCTTGTCCGCCCGCGATTACGTCGCGGCGAAACCGCGGCTGATGTCGGCGGTGCTGGAAAGCTTCCGGCGACTTCAGGCGGAAGCCGATCTGATCGTGGTCGAAGGGGCGGGCAGCCCGGCCGAGGTCAATCTGCGCGCCGGCGATATCGCCAATATGGGTTTCGCCGAGGCCGCCAATGTCCCCGTCGTGCTGGTCGCCGATATCGACCGCGGCGGCGTGATCGCCAGCATCGTCGGCACTCACGCAGTCCTGAGCGAGGCGGAGCGGCGGCGAATCAAGGGCTTCGTGGTCAACAAGTTCCGTGGCGACCCGACCTTGTTCGACGACGGTCTCGCCGTCATCAGCGATCGCACCGGCTGGCCGAGCTTGGGTCTGGTGCCCCATTTCCCGGCGGCGCTCAAATTGCCGGCGGAGGATGCGATGGTGCTCGACCGGCGTCGGCCGGGGGCGTCCGGCGCGACACGGATCGCCGTGCCGCGCCTCGGCCGGATCGCCAATTTCGACGATTTCGATCCCCTCAGCCTGGAGCCCGAGGTGGCGGTCGATATGGTGGCGCCCGGTCGGCCGCTGCCGGGCGATGCGGACATGATCGTGCTGCCCGGATCGAAGTCGACGATCGGCGATCTCGCCGATTTCAGGGCCCAGGGCTGGGACATCGATCTTGCCGCTTATGTCCGCCGCGGTGGCCGCGTGCTCGGCATCTGCGGCGGCTATCAGATGCTCGGCCGGACGATCCACGATCCCGAGGGGATCGAGGGACCGGCCGGATCGGTCGCCGGGCTCGGCCTGCTCGACGTCGAGACCACGCTGATCGGGGACAAGGCCTTGGTCGAGGTTTCCGGCGTCCACCGACCGAGCGGCAGGACGGTGACGGGCTACGAAATGCATCTCGGCCGAACCCAGGGCCCGGATACGGCGCGGCCCATGCTCGACCTCGACGGGCGGCAAGAGGGGGCGCTCTCGGCGGACGGCCGGATCGCCGGATGCTATCTCCACGGTCTCTTTGCCGCCGACGACTTCCGCCGCGCGTGGCTCGCCGACCTTGGCGCGGCGTCCGCTACCGAGGTCGATTTCGAGGCCGAGATCGAACAAACGCTCGACGCTCTCGCCGCCCATCTCGAGGCCCATGTCGCGGTCGACGAGATCCTCAGGCTGGCCCGGGAACGATAA
- a CDS encoding cobalamin biosynthesis protein, translating into MLLSVWDPATVLSALAIALMLDALFGDPAWLWRRTSHPVAWAGVVIGWCDRLLNRGDSGPVQQYAAGAAMIGVVLALAILAGHGLSNFLALNPNGWWLEGFCVAILLSQRGLYLHVRAVSRAFAAGGIDDAREAVAHIVGRDPARLDQAGICRAAIESLAENHSDGVIAPVFWYLLFGLPGLFAYKMLNTADSMVGYRDARHRQFGWAAARLDDVANYLPARIDAVLIAVAAVVMPTRRPRAGPVMAWRAAWNDARRHRSVNAGWPEAAMAGALGLALAGPRVYDSAVVDDAWMNRDGATDAEPADIDRALRLYVAATGLLWAPVLAALLIVPGPA; encoded by the coding sequence ATGCTTCTTTCGGTATGGGATCCGGCGACGGTCCTCTCTGCGCTCGCGATCGCGCTGATGCTTGACGCCCTGTTCGGCGATCCGGCCTGGCTGTGGCGGCGGACCTCCCATCCGGTCGCCTGGGCCGGCGTCGTGATCGGCTGGTGCGACCGCCTGCTCAACCGCGGCGACAGCGGTCCGGTCCAGCAATATGCGGCCGGCGCGGCGATGATCGGTGTCGTCCTGGCACTGGCGATACTCGCCGGACACGGCCTTTCCAATTTCCTCGCTCTCAATCCCAACGGCTGGTGGCTCGAGGGATTCTGCGTCGCGATCCTGCTTAGCCAGCGCGGCCTTTACCTTCACGTCCGTGCGGTCTCGCGCGCCTTTGCGGCCGGCGGCATCGATGACGCCCGAGAGGCGGTGGCCCACATCGTCGGGCGCGATCCCGCGCGACTCGACCAGGCCGGAATCTGCCGCGCGGCGATCGAATCGCTGGCCGAGAACCACAGCGATGGGGTTATCGCGCCGGTGTTCTGGTATCTGCTGTTCGGCCTGCCCGGTCTGTTTGCTTACAAGATGCTCAACACCGCCGATTCGATGGTTGGCTACCGCGACGCCCGTCACCGCCAGTTCGGTTGGGCCGCGGCACGGCTCGACGATGTCGCCAATTACCTGCCGGCGCGCATCGATGCCGTGCTGATCGCGGTCGCGGCTGTGGTGATGCCGACGCGGCGGCCCCGGGCGGGACCAGTAATGGCGTGGCGCGCCGCGTGGAACGACGCCCGCCGTCATCGCTCGGTCAATGCCGGATGGCCGGAAGCCGCGATGGCCGGAGCCCTGGGCCTCGCCCTGGCGGGCCCTCGCGTCTATGACAGCGCGGTCGTCGACGACGCCTGGATGAACCGCGACGGCGCGACCGATGCCGAACCGGCCGACATCGACCGCGCGCTGCGTCTTTACGTTGCCGCGACCGGTCTGTTGTGGGCCCCGGTCCTCGCGGCGCTGCTTATCGTTCCCGGGCCAGCCTGA
- the metG gene encoding methionine--tRNA ligase subunit beta has translation MMITPKEFMAMDMRVAEIVTAEPVDGTDRLLKVNVDLGQEQRTLVAGLAAYYRPQELLGKKVIVVANMKPARIHGVLSEGMLLGAGCSSGTDVSLLTVDKAVDKGTRVE, from the coding sequence ATGATGATTACTCCGAAAGAATTCATGGCGATGGACATGAGGGTGGCGGAGATCGTAACCGCCGAGCCCGTGGATGGGACGGACCGCCTCCTCAAAGTGAATGTCGATCTGGGTCAAGAACAGCGGACCTTGGTGGCCGGATTGGCTGCGTACTACCGGCCCCAGGAACTGCTGGGCAAGAAGGTCATAGTGGTAGCCAACATGAAACCCGCCCGCATCCATGGCGTGCTCTCTGAAGGGATGTTGCTGGGTGCGGGGTGCAGCAGCGGTACGGACGTGTCCTTACTGACCGTTGACAAAGCAGTGGACAAAGGAACCCGCGTGGAATGA
- a CDS encoding enoyl-CoA hydratase/isomerase family protein, producing the protein MANRIGVEALVITLKIDRPAAHLTLDVLPVNALDMPALEELDGLLKRIEGNRDVRVLTIASGIKGLFCAGGDMKFWPREFPDRPDLVCDSGRRVFARIERLAQPTIALIDGKVIGDGLSLALACDLRVASHDSSFHLPELDYGFIPGWGTVGRMIREIGKAAASELLLIGEPVDAAIGLRMGLVHRVFDAQEICSATQHLAAGLANKPPMAMSQAKAALRGRTSDSTDGDWELDCFKAVWGGKEWAAGVARAFKVDVSAIEE; encoded by the coding sequence TTGGCAAACCGGATCGGGGTAGAAGCGTTGGTCATAACGTTGAAAATTGACAGACCGGCAGCCCACCTGACACTGGACGTGCTGCCGGTCAATGCCCTGGATATGCCCGCCTTGGAGGAACTCGATGGCCTCCTAAAACGCATAGAAGGCAATCGGGACGTCAGGGTGTTAACGATTGCCAGTGGCATCAAGGGGCTGTTCTGTGCCGGTGGCGACATGAAGTTTTGGCCGAGAGAGTTCCCTGACCGACCGGACTTGGTTTGCGATTCGGGGCGGCGCGTTTTCGCCCGAATTGAGAGATTGGCCCAACCGACCATTGCCCTCATTGACGGCAAGGTCATCGGCGACGGTCTATCGCTGGCCCTGGCCTGTGACCTGCGCGTAGCCTCCCATGACTCGTCCTTTCACCTCCCGGAGCTGGACTATGGCTTCATCCCTGGTTGGGGGACCGTAGGCAGGATGATACGGGAGATAGGCAAGGCGGCTGCTTCGGAGTTGTTGCTGATCGGCGAGCCGGTCGATGCTGCGATCGGTCTACGCATGGGCCTCGTCCACCGCGTCTTTGACGCCCAAGAGATTTGCTCGGCGACCCAACACCTAGCCGCCGGATTGGCAAACAAACCGCCCATGGCCATGAGCCAAGCTAAGGCAGCCCTGCGCGGCAGGACAAGTGACTCAACCGATGGCGACTGGGAGTTGGATTGCTTCAAGGCCGTCTGGGGAGGCAAAGAGTGGGCCGCAGGAGTGGCCAGGGCATTCAAGGTCGACGTTTCCGCAATAGAGGAATGA
- the sigZ gene encoding RNA polymerase sigma factor SigZ has product MMMASLDLAWEEYGPALKNFIRRRVSDEALVEDILQDVFVKAQSRLDSLRDKAKLKPWIYQNCRHTIIDHYRRKKIVTEQPDTLFVETQIEEERFRDDLNSCVRKLTENLPAKFGQALFLTAYDGLTQKEMSEHLGISVSGAKSRVQRARERLKSELLDCCNLEFDTFGKIIDYTPKER; this is encoded by the coding sequence ATGATGATGGCCAGCTTGGATCTCGCGTGGGAGGAATACGGCCCTGCGCTGAAGAATTTCATCCGCCGCCGCGTGTCAGATGAAGCTTTAGTCGAGGACATACTCCAAGACGTTTTTGTCAAGGCGCAGTCGCGTCTGGACAGCCTCAGGGATAAGGCAAAACTGAAGCCGTGGATCTATCAGAATTGCCGTCACACGATCATAGATCATTACCGTCGCAAGAAAATCGTGACCGAACAGCCGGACACACTCTTTGTTGAAACGCAGATAGAGGAAGAGCGGTTCCGCGATGACCTCAATTCGTGCGTCCGGAAATTGACGGAAAACCTGCCGGCCAAATTCGGCCAAGCGTTGTTTCTGACCGCCTATGATGGCCTGACCCAAAAGGAGATGAGCGAACATCTGGGTATATCCGTTTCCGGGGCCAAATCAAGGGTCCAGAGGGCCAGGGAGAGGCTGAAGTCCGAACTGCTGGACTGCTGCAACCTGGAGTTCGATACGTTCGGAAAAATAATCGACTACACACCCAAGGAACGATAG
- the arsM gene encoding arsenite methyltransferase, with protein sequence MKEQDRMRSIVRQRYGSLAGQNGDCCDTNVTRQSSHCCTQPESASETTAAAGFFYTDQEVGAAPEGSFMGLGCGNPLALAGLRARETVLDLGSGGGFDCFLAAQQVGPDGMVIGVDMTPEMVARARANAVREGYKNVDFRLGELENLPVADGSVDVIISNCVVNLSPDKPQVFAESFRVLKPGGRLMIMDMVAKASLPDRLRDDPSLYCECVSGAAEVGAVEAMLAEAGFGSIRIRFKDQSREPSSEEVSEDNVHQFVSSAGIEAVKSAPADT encoded by the coding sequence ATGAAAGAGCAAGACAGGATGAGGAGCATTGTCCGGCAGCGCTACGGCAGCTTGGCTGGTCAAAACGGAGACTGCTGCGATACGAACGTAACCCGGCAGTCCTCACACTGTTGCACGCAGCCCGAGAGTGCATCTGAGACGACTGCTGCTGCTGGTTTCTTCTACACCGACCAAGAGGTCGGTGCGGCTCCAGAAGGATCCTTTATGGGCTTAGGCTGCGGCAACCCCTTGGCCCTAGCGGGGCTGCGGGCCAGAGAGACGGTTCTGGACCTAGGTAGTGGCGGCGGGTTTGATTGCTTTTTGGCGGCTCAACAGGTTGGACCCGACGGAATGGTGATCGGCGTTGACATGACCCCGGAAATGGTCGCCAGAGCCAGAGCGAATGCCGTGCGGGAGGGATACAAGAATGTTGATTTCCGTCTTGGGGAGTTAGAGAACCTGCCCGTGGCGGACGGATCAGTCGATGTCATCATCTCCAACTGTGTGGTCAATCTCTCGCCGGACAAGCCGCAGGTTTTTGCCGAGTCCTTCCGCGTCCTCAAACCCGGCGGACGATTGATGATCATGGACATGGTCGCCAAGGCGTCCTTGCCGGATCGGTTGCGTGACGATCCGAGCCTCTACTGCGAGTGCGTCTCCGGCGCGGCCGAGGTTGGAGCCGTTGAGGCAATGTTGGCTGAAGCGGGCTTCGGTTCGATCCGGATCAGATTCAAGGATCAAAGTCGGGAGCCGTCCAGCGAAGAGGTGAGTGAGGACAACGTTCATCAATTTGTTTCATCGGCCGGCATCGAAGCGGTCAAATCCGCCCCGGCCGACACCTGA
- a CDS encoding carboxymuconolactone decarboxylase family protein: MDERMKELVAIGASAAANCHPCIDHHLTKCDELGISRQEVIEAVKVGLMVNHGAERAIRKKARELLGESMIDPA, from the coding sequence ATGGACGAGCGGATGAAAGAGCTTGTAGCGATAGGTGCCTCAGCGGCAGCCAACTGCCATCCCTGTATCGACCACCACTTGACTAAGTGCGATGAGCTAGGAATTTCTCGTCAAGAGGTTATTGAAGCAGTCAAGGTGGGACTGATGGTCAACCACGGTGCCGAGCGTGCCATTCGCAAGAAAGCACGAGAGCTACTGGGTGAATCGATGATTGATCCAGCTTAG